The nucleotide window TCACAAATCTTGGGCTGTATGAGCACAATTCGGTTGTTATGGCAATTGCAGTTAGAGCAATCCAGTAATAGGTTGTGGAACATTCTTCTTACTTTCCAACTCATGGTTGGGAGTGAGTCTTAATTTAAGCCAGgatgtttattattattgattattattattataaatcttAACTTGGGCCCCAAATAATTTAGCTTTTGTATTGTGATTATTCAGACATAATGCTTTGTAAGAATAAGTTTGCACAGGCTTCAGGCATGTTCCCTATGTCCTCAGTAACTTCTGATACTGGTCTACAGTTCTGTTGgaagaaataaaccacattttattACAAACATGGACCAGAAATTACCATTGTGGAAAAAAGTAGGAGGGAGGTGTGATCCTGAGGATTTTACTTACATTCTTGGACTACCAAACTCTGCTTTAGAGTAATGTGTGATTGGTCCGATCCTGGCTATTTTCTGCTCTACATTTGACAGGAGTATATGTTGTCCGAGGTTTTTATAAAGTATGTGCACTAGTGACCTTTAACATAAACAAATGGGTGTAGAGTATCTGATTCTTCCAGATTGTTACTGAATTGTAATAAAAAgatgatgaaatgaaatgaaatggagttGAATCAGACTACCGGTCAAATGATGAGTATTAGATTCTTACGTCTCCTCTTGGCATCTGTGCTTTCATTTGTTAAACAAAGAATATCTTTCTCTGTTGCTTTGCTAGGAATTCGCAACATCTGGTTCATCCAACACAGATACAGGGAAAGTGAATGGAAGTTTGGAGACCAAATACAAGTGGGCTGAGTATGGTGTGACTTTCACAGAAAAATGGAACACAGATAATACTCTGGGGACAGAAATGGCAATTGAAGATCAGGTAACTGAGTTTAGATTTATAGAGAAATTGAAGAGGGGATGCAGATAATTCCTagctaacttttttttccccctaaactaGATTGCCAAAGGTTTGAAGTTAACATTTGATACAACTTTCTCGccaaacactgggtgagttttctCTGTTACTCTTGTCTTGGCACATTCCAGGTAGGCAACATCCAAAGTGAGAAAAGGATTAACAAGGAAAATTTGAAAAGAATGTTAGTGGCTTATGATTTATGATGAGGTTAAAATAATACTCACACGACATATGGATATTTGCCTTAGCCTCTGGTTTCCAAGGCAGAAACAGAATTAATGTCAAAAACCAGTTGATCCAAGACAGTGATTTCCAGTCATGCATAACTGACATTAATGTTAACCCTTGAAACTTCTATATCCAGTTGAAATATCTAGCTTCCTTTCTATAGCAGTAGGTATAAAATGTAGTGGGTATATTTTTCTTGGGTAAGAATAAGGGAAGAAGTCTGTCTGAATTGAATTGCTTTGATTTCTACATTCTGGGCTATTATACAGGGTCACTTTTTATATCATTCACATTTGGTTTTAGTGTCTGCCCGGCTTATGGAGAGAAATAATGgtgcatatatatttttatattatataaatggTGTGCAATTTGTCTAGGTTGGCTCTCAGGATCATTGATTGATCCAGCTAGCTCAATTTGTTGTGACAGCTGGATGGAACTctcttcagttttaatttttttctcttagtCCATCTTAGACATGCCATGGCATTGAGTAACTTAAGCCCCTCATCATTGGGTTTGTGAATATGAAGTAAACATCCTTTGACCTTCTTGTCCCTTAAGTATGTTGACGCCATTGTTTTCTGAGGGCAGTTCCGTTTTATTTGTCCACAACTCAAGAGAAGCTCTAGGTGggcttttcttatttctttgctAAAAATTAGATGTGGGTTTTTATAcatcagaaggaaaaacaaatcttACTGAAGAATTTCTCTTTGCAGAAAGAAAAGTGGCAAAATCAAATCTGCTTACAAGCGTGAATGCATAAACCTTGGGTGTGATGTTGACTTTGATTTTGCTGGACCTGCCATCCATGGCTCGGTTGTCTTGGGCTACGAGGGCTGGCTCGCTGGTTACCAAATGACCTTTGATAGTGCCAAATCCAAGTTGACAAGAAATAACTTCTCTGTGGGATACAAGACCGGAGACTTCCAGTTACATACCAATGTGTAAGTTTTGAACTAAGTGCAACCATATTGCTATTCACAAAGACACCCAGAAAATTAAACGTCTCTCTTGGGAAAGTAGTGTCCCTTTGTTGGAGCTGTGATATCCTTGAATATGCCTATAGTATGTAGGGGCTTAATTGCTGAATGCTTAATTATCAGAAAGGGTGATCAACATCATGATTAGTAAGATGAGTAAATTCAATCATATGTTCTCATGTGGTTAGCCAGAAGCACAAAGAAGCTGGTTGGTTCCTCCTGTCAGTAAGAGCAGCTAAAGAAAACATGGGAAATCCTGCTGTGGTTTGCCTACCAGGGATCTTTACTTTTTACCTCGAACTAATGCTTTATTGTGAACcacttctggattttttaaactgAGAAGCAGTACATAATTCTTTTAAATCAATAGGGTATGAATTGCAGCTGGGGCTTCAACTTCCAATTTATTAGGGCAGCAAGCTGCAGTTTTCCATGTCATGGTAAACAAACCATGAAATAAGCTTCAGTGGTTTGTTTTGCCTGGCAGAAGGAGCCTGAAAGAAGCAATTGATCTGCGTATTCCAGCATATTCTCATTCATGATATGCTAGAATTCTTCACATTTTCAAGTTACTGTGGCTGTAATTTTATGAGTTTGTTCACTTGGTATTCAGATGTATGTATTCATACACTGCATAAAAACTCCTGAAGCGTTGAAGGCTTTTATAACTGGGCAGATTGAATAAACACAGACACGGCAATTTCAGTTACTTCAATAGAGCAAAAGGCTCGTATAGAAGATAGGTTTTTGTTACCTAAAAGAAACTGGCTAACAGGTTGAGCTCATAACCCATACAAGGAAAATATTGTTGTATTTAATTTCTAGTGCATATATGTCTTCTGGCTTTGCTCTCAAGTGATTGTGCATTTATGAGTGTAAGTAGAACTTAAAAATCTGCATAGTATGGATCTGTACGTATTTGGAAAAGTCCATGGCCTTGCCTTGACATAGTCATGAAATGAGTGTTTGCAGACCTCTGCTTCTTCTTTCGCTGTCCTTTGAAAAGACTTTGTACGGGCTCTGCCCTGTTTGTTACATATGTCTATAGAATATAGGAAGTACCTCTATCCCATCCTGTTTGCATTTGCCTCTGCATGCACAGTTATTTGGTGCTGTCAGATTTTCTAGCAAAGTCTGGCAGCTGACCTGTGTGTGATACGTATCTATATAGAAATTCTGGGAAACTAGCATCATTGCACTAATGTTCTAAAACAGTTTTTATAAACTCTGCTGAGGAAAGATTTTGCCAGCATTTTTTTTACTCACAACTGATAAGTTAGTGGAGAAAATTAGAATAACTTGGTAAGGGGAAAATTAAGAAATCTtttcatttgaatatttttcgttttatcccatctttttgttgctaaaatatttttcagcaatGATGGTTCAGAATTTGGTGGCTCAATTTATCAGAAGGTCAGCGAGAACCTTGAAACTGCCATAAATCTTAACTGGGTATCTGGCACCAATAGCACTCGTTTTGGAATTGCAGCAAAGTATCAGCTGGATCCTACTGCATCCATTTCTGTAAGTAAAACTTCTTACAATCCCAGTGCTAAATTAATTCCTCCTCAATTCATATTGAAAAGATCCCATCCCGACATGAAGCAGCTAGTGCACCTTTCTCATTCAAGGCTTGTACTTGGTTTAGATTTCTAAGTTGTCCAACTCCCAGCCTTGCTGGGTAGGTTTACTGACCTGAATAAAAAGTTTCAAGATGCCAAGGACTGAATTAGTGTCTGGGAACCATGGGGCTTTGCAAGCAGTTGTGGCTTTTCCTGTGGGCTCGGCCCTCTTGGCTTTTAATTGTTGATGGCAGGGAGCTACCTGCTCTGATAAGTTCTAAGAGTGATTTGGGATTACTGTGTGGAACGAAGAGTTCCTTGTTTCATTCTCCTATCTCTGCTGAATAATATTTGTCTTACGAAAATAACATGCCTTTATCTAAGCTTGTAATAAGGCAATGCCGATTACGAACGTTGAATGTTAAAGGCACTGTGTACCTTTCAAACATTTGGTAAGTTTCAGTCACCAATAAAAATGGCGACTAATAGTATCAGGTGTTTGGCAGCATTGAATTGAGATTCCCTGGAGTTGGGTGGACTCACCTTAGGTATGCCATTATCCTTTGAAGTTATATAAATTTAACATACCTGACTTCCATTGTAAATGTCAAGGTAAGAAAcaatattttacttttctattAAAGCAACAGGAAAGTTTTTAAGACTGATTTTCATGCATCTCCATTTTGGGCTAGTGCTGAGTAGTGCCAATAATTTTCTCCTGTTTCACATGAGTCAGACAGACATTTTTGGGTAGCGGTGACTAGCAGTCAAAAACCTGTGGCTGCTTATCCTTGACTTtgtgatgcattttaaaaatgcagtttgaaGCCAGTTCAGAAGCAGTATCTCAACCATCTGCTTCCAGCTTAGAGCTAGCGAGGGTGGTAGAAATCGGCAGGCTTTCCTTGTGTGCGTGAACAGATGCCTGTTCCACCATCTGTTGAACACTTACACCAAGCTAATACAGTTGCACCACTCCCTTTACAGAGAGGCAGCGGCACTGTCCTATTTGGCAGTCAGTTGTATCTGTTTCTTCCCTATAACATGAAGCCAAAGAGAAGGAGCAGAAGTTGGTTGTACATGCAGCGGACCCAGAGCTAAGACTGTGGACAGGAGATGTTGGGTCAGGAGAAGATCTGGGGCTTACTCTTTCCCTTTGCAGTTCTGGTGTTGGAGACGAATTTCAGGGTCACTTTGTTCACCAGAGTTTGGCTGACTTCTTGCATTGTCATGGGGTATATACATGCAAGATACTCCAATCAAGGCTGGAGGTTGCCTTTTTCATTTGATGCTTTCTTTACTGGGGGAGGGATCACCGTAAAAGGATACTGAAACAGGATCAAATGTTTTGTCACTGTCAGTCCAGAAAAGATAGAGAATAAGATAATGCAAACATTAAACTTCCTCTAAGTGTTATCTTAAAATAATTAGATTGAAATTAGAAGCAACAATACTACGGTTTACAGCGTCCAGGTTATTTTTCAACTGCAGTTCTGAGGCTGATCTTAATgtataacaaataaatagaagGTTGGAAACATTATGACCTCAAAATTTTTGAAGCTCACGACAGTTCTGCATTCCGAACAATACCTACCTGGTTTCAGGCTTTGTTCCTGAATCTAAAACAAGATCCCTTTAACTTTTCAGAGCTTGGGACAAAATAGGGTTATTTTGATCCACATTGTTTCAAATGTTCTGGTATCCTGTGGTcggctccttttaaaaaaaaacaaaacaaatcctaaATACAGAAACTGTGTGTTATTAAATCAAGTAGCAAACAAATCACATCCCTGCTGTCATTAGCAACTTAAGGAAAGAGAGTGACCACATGAGAGATTAAAATgtactttaaaagaaaagttaTGCTATATGTTGAATGGAACCATCTGCTACTCTGTTGTTGCTGGTATAGCTGTTTTTTGCAGGTATATGTTGCAGAAGGTGTGTTCGTTGTTTATATTGTTTACTGTGGGTATTCTAAAACTGTtcataattcttaaaaaaaaaaatctatggccAATTTTTAGATTGTGCCATTGATGGCATTCAGCATGGACTAGTAGTGTGTGCAAATTAAGGTTTTGGGGATGGAATAGTTGCCCATTTGGAGATAAATACCACAAACTACTTCCTGTTCTGGAAAATTTAATCTGGAAAACTATCAAACCATTCCCATAACAACTGGATCTTCTTGGtccagaagaaaagcagaaaattcCATCCTGGGAATTCTGTCCTGGAAACTTTGAACATACAGGAGCAACAGTTTATGACTTACCATTCAGTCTACTTGAGAACTTTTGAGAGTTTCATGTGATGACTTACATTAATTTGAGAAGGGGAGGAATCATGCTTCAACCCGACAAGAACTGTCCCATTGATAGGCATCGTGAGGCATGCCACTCTCATGCCCACAAGAGCAAAGGTATGCGTTAATGAGGACCTGAGAATGTACATTCCAGAATAAGTTTTGGCCCAATCCAGATTATATTATTCACAAGCCCAGGAATAACACTTCATAGAATTGACATAGAATGGTATTTGACTGGTTGCTTGATATTTGCTATTCCTAGTGGCCCAAAGCTTATTATGGGATGTAAACATCCAGTTCTTTATTCGTTTATATCTAAAGCAAGCAAAAATGGGTGGAGAGATATGTGTGTATTGCAAATACGGTAAACTGCAGTCTTATTTTTACTGGATTCTGTAGTTATCTTAAAAATGATAGAATTGAAAGAAGGATGTTATTTTGCTTGTCATTGCTTTGCAGACAAAAGTGAACAACTCTAGTCTAATTGGAATTGGCTACACCCAGTCCCTGAGGCCAGGTAAATATTTGCTAAAATGTGACACAGCACTTTCAAAAGGGATTTATTTTGATTCAATATGACAGTTTTAATTTCCCTATTTGAGAAGCTCTGGCAAAGCTGGATATAGATGTTGACCAGTATTTAAGTGTAATAGCTGTTAATCTATAAAtaggtttaatatatttatgttaaATGCAGCTTATGTTTAAAGACAGCAAATACTGATCCATTTGTTTGAAGAGCGTTTCTTGTATGATGTTTGTTACCAGAAAGTGGGTAATTATTATGTGAAGGCACGGGAAAGAGGGCAGTTTTTCTCCTAAgacctttttgttgttttctattGTATATGTCCTTatgtgtttaaaaattaaatatagaatAGTTAAGAAAAATGGCCATATGTTGCCACCCAGCTTTTGCTCTCTGAAATTTTTTCTAAAAACTATGTAGTGGGAAAACTATTTACAGCTCTAGTTCATCACATTTCTGTGCAAGTTGCCATACAGGACAACCCACAGCTGTAAGGACAGGAGTGCACTTCTTCCATCAGAGAACCTTGCTCTTTTTACAAGAAGCAGTCCTTTGATCACTGCTTTGTTTCCTCTTGACTTAAAGGAGGGTGGATCTGTTCCCTACTAGGCACCAGAACTGGGGCAGATATTTCACAAGAGTATTTATATTTCTGAAGGAGGCTaaagaaaatattgcaaatatttctGTCTCTGTTCCTTTTCAAGAATTAAAAAATACCATTGCTTCAAGGTTTCCCAGAAATGTTACATTTCTAATAAATGCTTTGTAAAACATTTAGAATTTGAAATGCTGTGTTTTATGCTCAAAACATTTGTAAAACAACTGGAAATTTGTTttggggagccagtttggtctagtggttaaggcaccaggctagaaaccaggaaactctgagttctagtcttgtcttaggcatgaaagccggctgggagactttgggccagtcgctctctatcagcccaactcacctcacagggttgttgtggggaaaataggaggaggaaggagtattaggtatgttcaccgccttgagttatttataaaaataataaaggcaggacagaaaataaattaaaaattaaaaaatagcccATTTCAAATGCGAAACCCCTGTTTTGAACTCAAAGTGGGGTCctttgaatttgaaatgcttgcataTGCCCAATTCTGATTCTTATCCCTGAAAGATGATAAAAATTGCAAACAACCAGAGAAATACCAATTAAAGTAATGCTGGTAAAGTGGGATGTTTCAGGTTTTAGCTTTATGGAAAACATCAAAAATGTTAGTATCCACAAGTACGTAATACTTTCTACAAGCCGTCATCATCTGATGTTAATTTCCACAATGCTCAGTTGTACAGAGAGCTAAACAATCACTACTCAACGCAAAATTCATGGAAACTAGAATCCATGGAGTGGTCATGGAGAGGTGCCAGACACTATAGAAGTTTACATGCAAACTTCAGTTTGCcttgcattgttgtaggcaacggTGTGAAAATTTAATCACATAACATATTTCAGCTAAAATGCAAGAAGTTCATTCTAATCACCACCTCTATACTCTCTTCAGTGTCTTGTTCTAATACCAAGATTTAATCCTGTTTTTCCTCACTGTGATGATAACCTCTGCTGGGGGCAGTACTGCCTCTAACTGCAGGAGGAAAGTCATGATTGCTCATCTTGACAAAATAGTGTTATATGCACACAAAACGAATAGTGTTCTGTGCTGGGGAAATACTTTTGTATAAAGAAATGTTCTAAAAACTCTGAGCCCTGAATTCTGAAATAACAGACTTACAGTTAGATTTATTATTCCAGCGAGGATAAGGGTCTTGCAGAATTCTATGGTGTATTTCTCCTTAGTGTAAGGGTAGGTAGGTTTTCTCTGGAGGCTGTACACTTTTAAGTTTGATCTCTGGAGAAAGGACTGCAGAAACCTTGGCACATGGTGATACTGGTGGAGTGGATAGGTCAACATTTTTggcccttctccttccctccatttTTGGGTGTGTGTGGTTCATACAACCTAGGTGCACTAAGTCTCCTACAACAAATGAGGGTGTGGGGGGGAGGTAGGTATGGTTGTAGTGGCCTTTCTGTTAGATTTTGGGCACGTGGACATGGATAACTCCTTCAGTGAATTGATGTTATAATTCTTTTGTGTAAGCTACCAGGGTCTCAGTAGTGTGTGGAACTTAGTAAATATGCTGGCAAGAACACTTACTGATAACTGAAGAGCTGGAATTCTTTCAGGCAATTTTGTGTATCCCAAAGAGAtactaaggttttttttccctgggaGGTCCCTTGAGTGGAACTTACAGGCTGAAGAAAAGCATTGAAAGAAAACATCAAAGTGAGGGGAGACTAGAAGGGTGAATCGCGGTAGACCGACAGGTTTGGCCAAAAGTGCCAGCTGATAGACCTGATGGAACCTGCTTTTAATTGTGCTTTGCCTGCAGGTGTGAAGCTCACGCTGTCTGCCCTAGTCGATGGAAAGAACATCAATGCTGGTGGACATAAACTTGGGCTTGGCCTGGAATTGGAGGCTTAAAGGTGTGAAGAAAGCTGCTGCAGAAAATGGGATATCGGAAGAATATGGCCTTAAAAATGTAATTCCAGTATGActtggagggtttttttcctcctcagtgGGATGCCCTAGAACAAGAGCTGTATTAAGAATATTTAGGCAGTTCCTTGTTAGCTGGTTTTTAGTTAAATTGGTTCTCTATCTAGTTCTCAATTCTGCATTAGTGCAGTAACTACAcaatacattatttaaatgtatttaactgTTCAATGCGGTGCCCACAAATAATGAAATAGACTTTATGAAACCTGTACAAATGTGTGCATGTTATGTTTCTTTTAGCACATGGTCTAGCCATTGAAATAACAAAATGGATCAATGGATACTCTGAAAAGTGAGGTCAACAATTTTGTTAAATCACCTTAATTAGAACTACCTTTGGTATCCCAAGGCAATTCAGAATTatgaataaacaaatacacacacatgctcGTGCCTCCAGATATGTTAAGTTATTGAAATGTAAAGCTGAAATCAGCCTTTAAGATTTGCTTGTAAAGCTGCCTGTAATTCTAAGTACATCTTAGCTTTTTGGTGTTCAGTTATTTCTGTTAAGTGCAGTTTGCTTAAGCTGTTTATGTCCACTCTGGGGATTTTTTTAACTGGGCATTGTTTGGTGACACTGCTACGATCTTTGGAAGCAGCTAGTCTCTGATTTAGATTAGATACACACAAGAATTCAACACAGAGTCCAAGAACACAACAAAGGGGAGTAAGTTATTTCTGCTGAAGTTAATATCTTTAGAATTTAAAAGTAGTATTTCTGGTTAGTGCCTAGAGATTCATATGTGTTATCTAGGTTGATAGCCTGTGAGGTCAGGTGGTCGTACTTCCCAACTGAACATTAGCCATGAAGCCAAGAGTGGCTTGACTAAAACCTCTGAGCAGTGAATTTGTGGCAAAAGAATTTCTGATTTGTTCATTGATACTGTAGCCATTACATTAACCCACTACCCCTGAATTGATCATGGGTATGAATGCCCACCTTGCATAATCTTGGCCAGAAGTGGCCAGGTCGTCCTAAGCCTTGACAACTGGTGGTATTTTCCCTCTAATTGCGGGCAGCCGTAGCTGAGTACTGATCGAGTCACATGTGAGTTTAACTCTGACCTTCCATTAACCAGAGGTGGAGAACAAACCAAAGTAGGTCGCTGCTTAAATCTGGGCTGCTTCATTTGACTCTCTGCTTGATAACAGGACATCTGTTCACTGTTATCTAAATTTTGGTCTTTGTCCTCTATTGCCATGTTCTTAAATTATTCTCTAAGACTTCTATGTGCATTTTAAAGTGGCCATCTTTATACTAATGGCCTCTGCCATGCTAGGAAGAATTCTGGTGTAGTTCCCAATCCTTTGCTTTCACCAAAGCATTCTTCCCAGGTTTTGTTGTTGTGTGGGAGACTGCTGTGTATATGCCTAAATGGGTAAAATGGAGTGTTTCATATTCCGTTGTCCAATGCTTCCTGCCATATTATTGACAAGTAGCTAAGCATCATCCCCTTATCGCAGGAGAGCGTGCTGGGGGAGCTGAGAATAGTCGGTTGCCAGAATTGGCATATTATGTGGTTGAGGCAAACTTTGAACTAGGGACCTCTCTATGATGCTTGAGAGCATATAACTATTTAAAATAAAGCCACTTTGTTTCCGTGTTTCTTATTTCTAATGtcaatgctaaaaaaaaaaagattttaacttATGAGCTGATGTATGTTTTTTGGCAATCATATTTCCTATcagctgtgtttttttctgatgtcTACATGACACATCATGGTTTAGCAGGGCTACAGCATCATTCAAACAGCGTTTAGGCATAAACCACtcactggctgggtttgcacaacacatgaAGGGAAAGCGAATGAATTACAGTTTAGTGCTGTGTGTGAACGTCGCTGTTTACAAGATAACTTTAAACCGAGAAAGTCAACTTCGCAATTCCAGTAGGCAATAATACAATATTTAATTTGCCCCAGGGCCTGTGCAAAAGTGCTATTTCAACTTGCTCTGAAGTTGCATCAATAAGGAAGTTGGAAAAGTTTTGACTAGGAAAGAGTTCTGTAGTTGAAATGTTACCTAATGAGAAAATTTTATTTCATGTCTTTCTCCCTGGTTTAGAGATGAGCATGAAACAACCTTCCTCTTGGGAGGAAGTCCTTAAGGAAGAAACCCAAGATTTCAAACCAAGATGCGTAGCCGTAGCCAGTGCCCCACGGGGGTGGGGGCAGGTGCAAGTAGACATGCACTGCAATTCAGCTGCAGTTTAAACAAAACATGCATTGCAATTCAACTCTGTACTTAAATCTATTTGCATGCAATGCCACAATGCAAGAACGAAAGGGCAAAGCTTATGTGTGGTGCCATGATGCACATTTCATATTTGGGCATCATTGTGGATAGGGACAGACATCTATGTGAGCTGTGATACTGTCTAGTTACGTTGAACTAGACCTCCCAGAGTTCCCAGCTGACATTGATCATGATGGCTGGGAAACTTTGGTCAACACGCTTAGAAACAAAAGGAATTTAAACTCGGCCTGGAGCCAGCTAGAAGTAGTGGGAAAAGTCAGCGTGCTCTGCTTTTCAAGGTGGTTGTGCATTCAAAGCCAGTTGTTTCTGAACTCTTGTTACATCGTACCATGTCATTCTGAGGTCCTCAAGAGCATGCTCAAGGCCCCCAGGGTGCGTGTGGACATGTCTCTTCGATGCCCATTAGGCACCctggtttaatttaaaaaataaaattcaaagtaaTGTCTATATTTACTGTAAATTCCTTAAATTACAATAACAGAACGTAATATTTACTGGAGCATTTACCAAAATGGGTGCAGGTGGTGTTACTAGAAAATAGTAGTAAAAATTCTATTTACACTCTAATTAAATAACAAATTATATATCCCCTGAATAAACTAATAAGATCAAATTAAAGAACATAAAATATACTAAAgatagaaaagggaaaaatagatGAAACAGGAAATCCATGACACAATATGTAATAAACAGTCAATTTTTTTAGCCGCCTAATGGTGATAGCACTTGCACAAGACCTTCCTGGATGTTTCAGGGGAAACATtggccaaaataaaataatttaacaagGGGTTATTAGGTCTATGTGCCAAGCTGCATAAGAAGGACTCAGTAAAACACAGGTAACAGATTCAATGTCTCCCAATCTCCTAATTAATCAGTCTTGGATTCAAGTATTTTAATATGTCCCTTTTAATAGTAAGAAGGGCAGGAAGTTGTACTGTTCATTTGTCTGGGTAGTACAAGTGTTCCTCCCGGGCTACTGTGGAACAGTGATTTGTCTAGGATGGTGTGATGATTCCTCAACTGGGCAGGGTGTTGGAGTAGATGACCTCCAAAGACCCTTCCAGTCACAATGAAGATATACCACAATTCTTTTGAATCCAGATTGGTGCCCTCCACCCCTCTAACAAATTCAGATACTGAAGAGAGGCTGTGTTATCCAAAGTTTAATTTGATCCCTTTCCCAAGTGGAATAAAAGCTATTCCTGAGAGTCTCAGAGCTAAAGAGCCCTCTGTGAAAACCAAAGTAATTTAGGATGGTAAAGCCGCGTAAGAGCCCCTGTAGAGGCAGAACTTGCTTCCAAACAACAAAGAGGTACTTTTCAGGGTGGGTGCTCAGCAGTTCTTTAAACGTTTTGATTGAATTGCTTCAAGGGGTCCAAGATCTTTATAAAAGCAATTCTGGGGTCATATAGCAGAAAGCTAACCGACCTGTTTCTAAAGATCTTAACTGCCGCTGGGGCATAGCTGCCCCTTCTACTGCCTGTGAAATGCAGGCTGCCTTGGTGGTCCTATGGGG belongs to Candoia aspera isolate rCanAsp1 chromosome 6, rCanAsp1.hap2, whole genome shotgun sequence and includes:
- the VDAC2 gene encoding LOW QUALITY PROTEIN: voltage-dependent anion-selective channel protein 2 (The sequence of the model RefSeq protein was modified relative to this genomic sequence to represent the inferred CDS: deleted 1 base in 1 codon); protein product: MAIPPAYADLGKSARDIFNKGFGFGLVKLDVKTKSTSGVEFATSGSSNTDTGKVNGSLETKYKWAEYGVTFTEKWNTDNTLGTEMAIEDQIAKGLKLTFDTTFSPNTGKKSGKIKSAYKRECINLGCDVDFDFAGPAIHGSVVLGYEGWLAGYQMTFDSAKSKLTRNNFSVGYKTGDFQLHTNVNDGSEFGGSIYQKVSENLETAINLNWVSGTNSTRFGIAAKYQLDPTASISTKVNNSSLIGIGYTQSLRPGVKLTLSALVDGKNINAGGHKLGLAWNWRLKGVKKAAAENGISEEYGLKNVIPV